The DNA segment ctttaGGCTTATCGTGTCTGTGTGTAGTGTTACTGGTGAGTGGTGACAAATGACAATATCACCTCGCCATCAGATAATGTTGGTTCCAACGACTTAAAAAGACTGTGATGCACTAATAGCTAAGAGTCAGACCACTGCGTTCACCACCCACTGGAAtctgttttctctttttataaatgaaaaaaatcatgGTAAATCGACTTTCAACACGTCAATAAATGAGATATCTCATATCTGTCGGTGCGTCTACTAGTATTAATATTTGTCGCCTTTTATTCCTTTTTGTTAATAATGAAAATGCTGGTGTCTAATTATTAGGTTGGTTTCGATAAATGTTTATATTTGCCTATTAATATGAGTCATGAAAAAACAAAGAATGAAAGTTAAAAAGAGAATGCATCTATTATGTTGGAcctaacatttattttgtaattttttttttaaattgaatacaCATTTCTACTTTATAGTTAAATCTACACTAaatcactaattttttttacactattatccatgtttccaaaaaatgtactattttctttatattactattcatgtttccagacaatattataattaattttgtattcagataatataaatattaaatatcatcttttaaataattatttagatagattaaataattaaaaaattaaataatttataaaacaacgAAAAGTAAATAGAACTTATTTTTACacgtttaaatattacaaaaacatTTCAGTCAAtgataaatcaattaaattaatggtttattttatttatactttctaaataatggttatataaattatttaagtaACACAATAATTCAATAGTAGCcactacataaatatatatatatatataatggttatacattgtacaataaatataataacaaaactaattataaatttgttcaaaatatattttatctaacAAATGCTTAACACTAATTGTTAACAACAAATTTAAACCGATTATAATATAAAccaattttttaacaaaataaattacataaaaaatcataataaaattaattaagctATATAAAAGGAGTAATATGATcaagaaatatttataattcttaatGATTTTTTCTATCATTTTCTATATCAAACTTTTGTAGAAACATtgtaatttcataaaattgcaaaataatgaatttaaaatttggattaaaaggtgacaaattatgaaaatataaaatttaaatcaaattagatTACATATTTGTCATCCATCGATTCAATCGATTAGTTTCGGATTTTAGtgactttttttaaatatggatatttttaaaaaaacctaAATTGAATTATTGGATCACCGGATTAACCGGTTTGATTGCGGATTCGGTTCAAATTTAAAAGCACTCATTTAAATACTCaaaattcttataaattaacaaattatttgttaaatcattagtaaaaaaataattataaaatatcatgtGCTTTGCAAACGCGAGTCAAGATCTAGTTTAACAGATAAAAAGTACATCAAAAAcgaaatttaatgtgttttcaaTTCCTATGCGACaattaagtattttttattaataacatCAGCTATGCTTATTTGAATTAGTTGATGACACAATATTATGCTACCACGAAGTACTAAACTACAAGTTATAGACAATAAGCACCATTTATTAGCAtagaaatatatatgatttatgttATTAATTAGTACATGCGCCAAACAAAGCATAGTGGTTCGATAGGCAATAAAATAGAATTGTCACACTTTGTTGGTCATCAGTTAGGATTTTTGGTCATCAACCAAACGAATTGGGATTCAGTaacctaaataaataaataaataaagttgttagaagagaatataaaataagataaaagggAGTATTATAAATGGTGAGCGTTGGGGATGATTGTCGTTGTCTCAACAGAACAACAACATGTGACGCGCGTTTCCATGAATCGTCCGTGTTTGGTACGATTATGAGCACAGCGACCTCATTCTCACCATTTACTCACAAGTCGCTCACTCTATTTTCGTTATTTTTACttcatataattttcattttatatatatatatatatatttattttttgataattttttttttcattttatattaacagtttattttatttatttatttttgtataccATCCATGTCATTCGTATGCAAATTATCCACCTAATCCAGGGTGAGTGCCGTAATCATATAAGTTCTGTGAGGGTTGAATTcatatttaaatcattttattaacatactaatttctttttgatattttgattttcttacttaatatttttattgatgttAGGAATAAATACTGACAAATCTGATGTTTTTTCCATGCATTTTTCGTTTTGTTTTAAAGCTTCAGTGGATCAATAGTCATTAGCAACAAAAAGAGAGTTTTGGGCTTTATACCCACTTATAATAGAGTTATCCCACACATGTTGCAACAACAAAACACCTAACTGTTTATTTTTCTACTAGAGAACTTGATTTTCATCCACGCTATTTCTCGTATTGCAAAATTTTGGATGCTGCCAAATAATTTCGTTAAAAAGAAAGTTTGGAAGATTTATTTTGATTGATACGCCATAGAAGAAAACTCTTTTGAACCTTTTTAGAAGTTTGTAACATAAAcatagggctgttcaatatggtaaaaccgaaccgtaccgaaccgaaccgaaccgaaatagacaatatggtttggttttggtatataccatataaaccgaatggatataattttataaaaaccgtaggatttggatatggtttggtatataaccgattaaaccgaataaaccgaacaaaaccgattaaaagtagaaacatgtaaatatgtatctattttataacaatacatgaaaatatatttgttacataagttaaatttgtgttaataaccattaccataattttatagtaataaaaaaccttaatttgtagaacacttgaactataactaaataacaatacatcgcaattcagatatcttattttttaagtcttttttttatttttttgctttattttagtcttcactaaattaatatgaagattataaatttgatggacaataattaatggaaaattttcaattgaaaaagcatgactttaatgaatactaaatatggaagagtggaaaaacttttcttttatgtttttgttttgtttcattttttttttcaaaatttcaagctttgattttagttatagatttgattattttattgatggtagaagcatttttatttttttgttcatttatttgaacatgtaatatatttttaataaatgacggTGTtcacaatatgactctaaaattcatataatatgatctcaaacaaaataattatgttttttggtataaaaccgaataaaccgaaaaccgacggtatataaaccgaaccgaaccgaagtaaatatggatttagaatggtagttatattttactaaccgaaataccgaaaaccgaaaataaccgaaccgaaaccgaaccgatatccggattgaacataAACATAACCGCTTCAATTAAGCAACTTTCTCAACgagaaatttcattttatttatgaCAAGACCTATAAACCAATGTTTCAAGAAGTCCAAACTACCTTCCAGTTTCATAAAAATCTTCATAAGAACCAGTGTCTAACTGACAGAGCTCTTCATCTTCAGTGTCTGAACAACTTATATCAAGCTTATTTCGGTGGTGATCACATGATTCACCACCTGATTCCGATGGAGAATCATCCAAGATAGACAGCGGATTCCTGTTAATCGGGTCATCCTAAAGAGCAACATGCCTGTAGTATAGTTCAATTTCCTTCTCTGCAACTGCTATGAAGTGTTTCACCGACTCAAGAGATTGTTCgtactttgatttttcatatGCCTACAAAGGAAACAAGTAACGTGTTAAGCAAGTAAAGGTTCTACCTCCTATTCATCTACAGAGTTTGAGTACTCACCCTTTTCTTCGACAATGTATCGATAGGAGACATAACATTTGGCTGAACGTAACCTTTCCCTCTATAAAATATGCTCGTATCATCGCCGACTATGTTAACAGGCACACCACCACTCAGTTCAGCAAGCTCCTCCGCGTACTGTTGCACTTGTCCCGCCTTACTGTTATTGCAGATAACCTTAACCGTCTCATGCTTCTTCCAGTGCAAATGCATGTTTAGAATCACGCCACCGAACACTCCTCTCCTCCCAATCGGCACGTAGTTAGACCTTTTCTGACCCATCTTCTTCAGGTAGAAACGCTCTTCTCCGGTGATCTCATGGGGTCTAACCTCAGGTCCCTCCGCTTTAGCGACATCGTACCGTTTCAGTTTCTCAATCAAGTAACGGTGTCTTTGTCCTGCGTTAAAGAGGAGCCGATATGGTGACGCCGTCAAATTGAGCTTCTTGTACTTGAAAATACTATAACGCACttgcattattttttatatgattaaatttctttttattttattactagtggtattccggcgcgtagcgccgggtTCGTATGTTTTATTCTCTGTTATTCTTTGtttagttttgtaaaatataatggtataaatttatatttatattggtGTGATATGTAACAATTATTGTTAAACATATGTTTCAAGatttctttttacttatttcaTTCCCACAGTTATGTTCTCAGGTTGCTAATACAAACAAATCACAGTCGTGTCCTACAGTTGACATTTATCCATTGAATGTGAGGGAGTGGAGGAAGTGGGGAGATGACGTAAATGCGATCATTATTGGGCGATTGAATGATAGCCTAAGGCCGTCGGTGTTGTATAAACCAACGGTCGCAGCGGCTTCTTTTAGGTCAATAAATTGCAAAGGACGGCCCAATGGACTGTAAGGTTTTAAATTTCGGGCCAGCGTAACAAAAGTTCAGTGTAATAGATTTTCAAGTTAAATATTGGACTGCCACGTGGCGGAAAACGCCGCTCCCTATTTGCTGAGCTGGATAGCCTAAGGAGAGAGACAACTctcctttatatataaagataatcagtttgtttgtttatttattttttcatagtAGAAATATAGTTTTGTGGAACGTAAAGGAGAACAGCAACATCAACTGAATGACGACTTGAGGTCCTTTGGATTTACAAAATCAATGTAAATTAGATTTAGCATTATGGCTTCAACAATGTTAGGAGTAAGGCAATGTGCCGTTTGACGAATTCATTGAATGGATAGATGTCAAATTAGTAGCCcgacaattaaaaataaagtctCAAATATGAAATCATGAGCCAAATGTGAAATTGAAGGGTTGGGGAGTAAACAAGATTTTGTGAACTTTGGAACTATCCATTTATGTTAAGTATATTGACATGTTATTTcccattctattttttttagtgttgttcAATTCAGATATATTTGTATTTGTGTTTATTTGATGATTAATGGTAAGTTCACTTTCACATTATGAGTTATGTTTTACTATTAtatatcttttcatattttggcTTCCTAGATTCCTAATTATTAGAGATATTTCACTACCGATACTAAAAAATGGTTactgttgatttatatttttacgaAAAACTAAACAATGGAAATTAATTGTTCATTCAATGAACTCTCAAAATGACTTTAGAGGAaaggaaaatatgtttttctctGAGTTGCATGCATGTACTTGTCTAAAAGTCTTTTGCTTTTATCTAtaggaattttttttgactCTTTGGtgcagtctctctctctctctctctctctctctatatatatatatatatatatatatatatatatatatatatatatatatatatatatttattttagttattagtaACATTGTTAAGTTTTAGGATGGAAATATGTTAAGAACGAAACCATCGTGTGCGTGCATTTGCATGGACTTCCAATGTAAATCTGTGGTTGGATGTTAGATAGCTACTATTGtgttttttctcttctctgACCATACTTAGGTGACTTGGATGGAGAAAACATCACCCTTTCATTAAGTTTGTAGGACACTGTTGTTTTCTGTTAGTAAGCTGACCAAAAGTAGCGAATAAGCAAAGCAAAAGTCTTGAATAAGTGCAAAGTACGAATTTATTGTGCGCATTATTTGAAAACATAGCAGGTATATCAAGACTTGCGAGTAAATAGGGTCGTAATCTCTGAAACTTGAGAAGTTTTTGTCATTTTGACTTGCGAGCTGATGTGAGCAAGGCCAGTAGCTACCAATGAGCTTCATTCCCTCAGAACTCTTGCAGAAAACATATGTGGCTCCCGGTATATCATCGTCAGGGTTGTGATTGTCTCCCTATCAACACACCATTTAATGTCACTTTTCAGATGATTATAGATGAAAAGGCATTCTGATAACGATGGACTTACGTGTATCCCAATGTTAGATAGCTACTACTGTGTCTATATCAGTTGCGATCGAAGAGCGGAGATAGTGAATGTCTGATAGTTGGAAGAGAATTTGAATTTGGAC comes from the Brassica napus cultivar Da-Ae chromosome A7, Da-Ae, whole genome shotgun sequence genome and includes:
- the LOC106355423 gene encoding LOW QUALITY PROTEIN: uncharacterized CRM domain-containing protein At3g25440, chloroplastic (The sequence of the model RefSeq protein was modified relative to this genomic sequence to represent the inferred CDS: substituted 1 base at 1 genomic stop codon) produces the protein MQVRYSIFKYKKLNLTASPYRLLFNAGQRHRYLIEKLKRYDVAKAEGPEVRPHEITGEERFYLKKMGQKRSNYVPIGRRGVFGGVILNMHLHWKKHETVKVICNNSKAGQVQQYAEELAELSGGVPVNIVGDDTSIFYRGKGYVQPNVMSPIDTLSKKRAYEKSKYEQSLESVKHFIAVAEKEIELYYRHVALXDDPINRNPLSILDDSPSESGGESCDHHRNKLDISCSDTEDEELCQLDTGSYEDFYETGR